The Pseudoalteromonas translucida KMM 520 genome has a window encoding:
- a CDS encoding HdeD family acid-resistance protein produces the protein MNLTNTLTKNWAVLLLRGVIAILFGLITWFAPEASLQVMLLVFAGYFLFDGILRVWVAIASKKSNPFWMLLLVGGLLSIIAAFVTLLAPNLTALLLLYYVAAWAIAIGVVEIFLAQKLRNEISNEWILIISGFISIIFGLYLVFNPGAGILTLLWLVAAYAIVFGALIVGLALKLKKLNQSH, from the coding sequence ATGAATCTTACTAATACGCTCACCAAAAACTGGGCGGTACTTTTACTTCGTGGTGTTATAGCCATACTGTTTGGTTTAATAACCTGGTTTGCACCTGAGGCATCGTTGCAAGTTATGTTATTAGTTTTTGCTGGCTACTTTTTATTTGATGGCATATTAAGAGTTTGGGTTGCCATAGCATCAAAAAAATCGAATCCCTTTTGGATGCTATTATTAGTTGGTGGCTTACTTAGTATTATTGCCGCTTTTGTCACTTTACTTGCACCAAACCTTACTGCCTTATTGTTACTTTATTATGTTGCTGCGTGGGCTATTGCAATTGGTGTAGTAGAAATATTTTTAGCCCAAAAGTTACGTAATGAAATTAGTAACGAATGGATTTTAATTATTAGTGGTTTTATTTCTATAATATTTGGACTGTACTTAGTATTTAACCCTGGTGCTGGCATTTTAACCTTGCTTTGGTTAGTTGCTGCATACGCTATAGTATTTGGCGCGCTTATAGTTGGTTTAGCGCTTAAGTTAAAAAAATTAAATCAAAGCCACTAA
- a CDS encoding M23 family metallopeptidase codes for MPIFIKSFFEQFFPSRQLLIRQNGEVKHVVLAPWLQVFIVLLVLVTLSWVSISSFRVYSQTTKISDIEQTQLDEQKQWQQQVNEQKTRHDEQITQLAELEQKQALLQSMIESLPVSLSKDVIKLGDELESPIEAEQSEFHEPLVDDSAQSKQVQNIPPTTFAARYAQLNQYYEQNFLLLESQINQRHDAILAMLKGAGLESALAQHLALSEQTTAQGGPLDVFDEAKIPATFLAIADKLLVLNNLENFLTELPNTLPLQAAKYYISSNFGLRKDPMNSRRAFHKGVDLAGWHKTEIFAPADGTVLRAGRNGGYGNFIEIEHKNGLVTRFGHLNKVNVKKGQAVTKHDVIGLMGSTGRSTSTHLHYEVLIDGKHVNPLKITKALSRVW; via the coding sequence ATGCCTATATTTATAAAGTCTTTTTTTGAACAGTTTTTTCCCTCTCGTCAACTACTTATCCGCCAAAATGGTGAAGTTAAGCATGTAGTTTTGGCGCCTTGGCTGCAAGTTTTTATCGTATTACTTGTATTAGTTACGCTTAGCTGGGTAAGTATTTCAAGCTTTCGGGTTTACTCACAAACTACAAAAATATCAGATATTGAGCAAACTCAACTCGATGAGCAAAAACAATGGCAACAGCAAGTCAATGAGCAAAAAACACGCCATGACGAACAAATAACACAGTTAGCCGAGCTTGAACAAAAACAAGCTTTACTACAAAGTATGATCGAATCTCTACCGGTTTCTCTTAGTAAAGATGTTATAAAGCTGGGTGACGAACTTGAATCTCCTATTGAAGCAGAGCAAAGCGAGTTTCATGAACCTTTAGTCGATGACAGCGCTCAAAGTAAACAGGTGCAAAATATACCCCCTACTACATTCGCTGCTCGCTATGCACAGCTAAACCAGTACTACGAGCAAAACTTTTTACTGCTTGAAAGTCAAATAAACCAACGCCACGACGCCATTTTAGCCATGCTTAAAGGTGCAGGATTAGAGTCGGCATTAGCGCAACATTTAGCATTAAGCGAGCAAACAACCGCTCAGGGTGGCCCGTTAGATGTATTCGATGAAGCAAAAATTCCTGCCACATTTTTAGCTATTGCCGATAAGTTATTAGTACTTAATAACCTAGAAAACTTTTTAACTGAACTGCCAAATACTTTACCGCTGCAAGCTGCAAAGTATTATATTTCGAGCAATTTTGGACTGCGAAAAGATCCAATGAATAGTCGCCGCGCCTTTCATAAGGGCGTTGATTTAGCCGGCTGGCACAAAACTGAAATATTCGCTCCTGCCGACGGCACTGTACTACGCGCTGGACGCAATGGCGGTTATGGTAACTTTATAGAAATTGAACATAAAAATGGCTTGGTAACACGTTTTGGTCATTTAAATAAAGTTAATGTAAAAAAAGGCCAAGCAGTCACTAAGCACGATGTAATTGGCTTAATGGGTAGCACTGGCAGAAGTACCAGTACTCACTTACATTATGAAGTGCTCATTGATGGCAAGCATGTCAACCCTCTTAAAATAACAAAGGCGCTCTCTCGTGTTTGGTAA
- a CDS encoding LysE family translocator → MINPDFLVSFLLASFLIAVAPGPSNAFLMAQTFANGRTAGMQSAFGFALGGVVHTFFAVVGLTAILKASEVAYSAVQYAGAAYLCYLGIMMLKSTFIKEPIEQTDKPHITTKKNKNVMFQAMMTEVLNPKVALFFIAFIPQFVDPTLSSATFQLAFFGLLYPLFAFPIDCTYIYFGDKIARFFRDNPNSQTWIDRITGIVFIALAINLLL, encoded by the coding sequence ATGATAAACCCTGATTTTTTAGTTTCTTTTTTACTGGCTAGCTTTTTAATTGCGGTGGCCCCTGGGCCTTCTAATGCCTTTTTAATGGCGCAAACCTTTGCTAATGGGCGTACGGCAGGAATGCAAAGTGCGTTTGGTTTTGCTCTCGGTGGAGTAGTACATACATTTTTTGCTGTTGTTGGCTTAACCGCCATACTTAAGGCCTCAGAAGTAGCTTATAGTGCTGTGCAATATGCAGGCGCTGCTTATTTGTGCTACTTAGGGATAATGATGCTTAAAAGCACTTTTATAAAAGAGCCTATTGAGCAAACAGACAAACCACATATAACTACGAAGAAAAATAAAAATGTAATGTTTCAAGCCATGATGACCGAAGTACTTAACCCTAAAGTGGCGTTATTTTTTATCGCGTTTATTCCACAATTTGTTGATCCAACACTTTCCTCTGCTACCTTCCAGCTCGCCTTTTTTGGTTTGTTGTATCCACTTTTTGCTTTTCCGATTGATTGCACTTATATTTATTTTGGCGATAAAATTGCGCGCTTTTTTAGAGATAACCCAAATAGTCAAACTTGGATAGATAGGATCACCGGCATTGTTTTCATTGCCCTTGCTATTAACTTATTACTTTAA
- a CDS encoding DNA ligase has product MFYIKLITLITAVFFSSIVSATLPKVLLAKVYDETKHSDVSNYLVSEKFDGVRAIWSGEQFVTRQGNIINAPEWFTAPLPKVWLDGELWTKHQHFAVLSGIVRTKIPNNHDWQSITYQVFDMPDANVPFSQRYNNYSRLVTGLNSPHIKAVKQHQFINNQLLTDYFKNITAQGGEGVMLHLASAKHADGRSDALLKLKPYLDAEAVVIAYLPGKGKYQGMLGSLRVKTPQGQLFSIGTGFSDAERESPPALGSTITYRFHGLTKNGLPRFASFLRVRESP; this is encoded by the coding sequence ATGTTTTATATTAAATTAATTACCTTAATCACAGCAGTATTTTTTAGCTCTATTGTGAGTGCTACATTGCCCAAGGTGCTGCTTGCTAAAGTGTATGATGAAACTAAGCACAGTGATGTAAGTAACTATTTAGTCAGCGAAAAGTTTGATGGTGTAAGGGCTATTTGGTCAGGCGAACAGTTTGTCACTCGACAAGGTAATATAATAAACGCGCCAGAATGGTTTACAGCGCCCTTACCAAAAGTATGGCTTGATGGTGAACTGTGGACTAAGCATCAGCACTTTGCGGTGCTCAGTGGCATTGTGCGCACTAAAATCCCTAACAATCATGATTGGCAAAGTATTACGTATCAAGTATTTGATATGCCAGATGCAAACGTGCCTTTTAGCCAGCGCTACAACAATTACAGCCGCCTTGTTACGGGTTTAAATTCACCTCATATAAAAGCTGTTAAGCAGCATCAGTTTATTAATAATCAATTATTAACTGACTATTTTAAAAATATAACAGCGCAAGGTGGCGAAGGCGTTATGCTGCATTTAGCAAGCGCTAAACATGCCGATGGGCGCAGCGATGCGCTATTAAAATTAAAGCCCTACTTAGATGCAGAAGCAGTAGTGATTGCATACCTGCCGGGTAAAGGTAAATACCAAGGCATGTTAGGATCGTTAAGAGTAAAAACACCGCAAGGGCAACTGTTTTCAATTGGCACCGGATTTAGCGATGCCGAGCGCGAAAGCCCGCCAGCATTGGGTAGCACCATTACTTATCGATTCCATGGTTTAACAAAAAATGGCTTACCTCGTTTTGCTAGTTTTTTACGTGTGAGAGAGTCACCCTAA
- a CDS encoding HAD family hydrolase, with protein sequence MTLKAVLFDMDGTLVDSERMHFACWSQVLAPFNVNYEEGEFCQRFSGRPTLEAASEIKQQHNLSVSSDYLADEKYRLFAQYVKTNLPALMPFAEQVLTAVKSSGLKMALVTGSARHEAEPILKGLGFYDLFDAVVTKDDVINPKPAGDPYLLALKQINVAAKHAIAVEDTFTGVTAANNAAVSVVAIANNHTQNHDFSQASYRMDDLQEFWQWLQSQL encoded by the coding sequence ATGACTTTAAAAGCGGTATTATTTGATATGGATGGCACGTTAGTCGATTCTGAAAGGATGCACTTTGCATGTTGGAGCCAGGTACTTGCGCCATTTAATGTAAACTACGAAGAGGGTGAGTTTTGTCAGCGTTTTTCGGGGCGGCCAACGCTCGAAGCTGCAAGTGAAATAAAGCAACAGCATAACTTATCGGTTAGCAGTGACTATTTAGCAGATGAAAAATACCGTTTATTTGCACAATATGTAAAAACCAATTTACCAGCACTAATGCCTTTTGCAGAGCAAGTATTAACAGCGGTTAAAAGCAGCGGCTTAAAAATGGCGTTAGTAACAGGCAGCGCTCGCCACGAAGCAGAGCCAATATTAAAGGGGCTTGGCTTTTATGACCTATTTGACGCAGTAGTCACTAAAGATGATGTTATTAATCCAAAGCCGGCCGGAGATCCTTACTTATTAGCACTCAAGCAGATAAATGTAGCTGCTAAACATGCCATAGCAGTAGAGGATACCTTTACCGGAGTAACTGCAGCAAACAACGCCGCTGTAAGTGTTGTGGCGATTGCTAATAACCATACGCAAAACCATGACTTTAGCCAAGCCAGTTATCGTATGGATGATCTGCAAGAGTTTTGGCAATGGCTACAATCTCAACTATAG
- a CDS encoding multidrug effflux MFS transporter, producing MQTQPAKPNLTLLLILALLVIFCPMAIDIYLPAFPTIAEQFSVSEQQVQQSVAIFMLTVGLGQLIAGPLADKFGRKPVAVIGISLYAGSALLAYYAPSFNILLLARALQGLGACATFVVAFAIVRDKYGAQRSGQMITYLNGIICFIPALAPILGAWLTVQFGWRMNFLFLTFFAIFGLVITLLFFKETRPADSHYQGHILDLRRFIPIISTPIFLFNSLLCMVAMSAILVYVTLAPGWLITHLGGTVADFTFWFTLNAVCSIVASFIAPMYIKNNSQRALRLGVGLLIFSGVLMLALSTIQTALALMLPMLIAALGFALSLGSAAGMALSRFAKQAGTASALLGAMQMSGASILVFATQFLGLTTPWLIAFHLLLLLPLWLILISKKGHALHPTQG from the coding sequence ATGCAAACACAGCCCGCTAAACCAAACTTAACTTTATTACTTATATTAGCGTTACTCGTTATTTTTTGCCCTATGGCTATTGATATTTACTTACCTGCATTTCCAACTATTGCTGAGCAATTTTCTGTTTCAGAACAGCAAGTACAACAAAGTGTTGCTATTTTTATGCTCACTGTAGGCTTAGGGCAATTAATTGCAGGCCCTCTTGCTGATAAGTTTGGTCGTAAACCGGTCGCTGTCATTGGTATTAGCCTGTATGCGGGCTCTGCCTTGTTAGCCTATTATGCTCCTTCATTTAATATATTACTGCTCGCGCGTGCTTTACAAGGATTAGGAGCATGTGCCACTTTTGTGGTTGCTTTTGCCATAGTACGTGACAAATACGGTGCACAGCGAAGTGGGCAAATGATCACTTATTTAAATGGTATTATTTGTTTTATTCCAGCATTAGCACCCATTTTAGGGGCATGGTTAACCGTGCAGTTTGGCTGGCGGATGAATTTTTTATTTTTAACTTTTTTTGCCATTTTTGGCTTAGTTATAACCTTATTATTTTTTAAAGAAACGCGCCCAGCAGACAGCCATTATCAAGGCCATATTTTAGATCTGCGTCGTTTTATACCCATTATTAGCACTCCCATATTTTTATTTAATAGCTTACTTTGTATGGTCGCAATGTCGGCAATACTGGTGTATGTAACACTTGCGCCGGGCTGGTTAATTACTCACTTAGGCGGCACTGTTGCTGACTTTACCTTTTGGTTTACACTCAATGCGGTATGTAGCATTGTGGCGAGCTTTATAGCGCCTATGTATATTAAAAATAATAGCCAGCGTGCTTTGCGTCTTGGGGTTGGCTTATTGATTTTTTCGGGGGTATTAATGCTGGCGCTTAGCACTATACAAACCGCGCTAGCACTTATGTTACCTATGCTTATTGCTGCACTTGGTTTTGCTTTAAGTTTAGGCTCAGCAGCTGGTATGGCACTTTCTCGCTTTGCAAAACAAGCCGGAACCGCTTCAGCGTTACTTGGCGCAATGCAAATGAGTGGTGCGAGTATATTAGTGTTTGCAACACAGTTTTTAGGGTTAACTACACCGTGGCTAATAGCCTTTCATTTACTATTATTACTTCCTCTTTGGCTTATTTTAATAAGTAAAAAAGGACATGCTTTACACCCAACTCAAGGCTGA
- a CDS encoding hotdog fold domain-containing protein has translation MSNKSSVLTAWRIVKKLPFGHWLFTKIVCFKAPYFGSMKPYILNLKAGHCSARVKNRRRVHNHIGTIHAIAQCNLAELCAGVMVDATVPVKTHRWIPKGMTVRYLAKVDTDVTAIAEIDLPHQWLDKEDLVVPVKLYNTRNELVFTADITMYITAKK, from the coding sequence ATGAGCAATAAATCTTCAGTTTTAACAGCATGGCGTATTGTTAAAAAGCTACCCTTTGGGCATTGGTTATTTACAAAAATAGTCTGTTTTAAAGCGCCATACTTTGGCTCGATGAAACCCTACATACTTAATTTAAAAGCAGGGCATTGTAGTGCGCGGGTTAAAAACCGTCGTAGAGTTCATAATCATATAGGTACAATACATGCAATAGCGCAATGTAATTTGGCCGAGTTATGTGCTGGAGTGATGGTGGATGCCACGGTACCGGTTAAAACTCACCGTTGGATCCCAAAAGGTATGACGGTACGGTATTTAGCTAAAGTAGATACCGATGTAACCGCTATTGCAGAGATTGATTTACCGCACCAGTGGCTAGATAAAGAAGACTTAGTGGTGCCAGTAAAATTATATAATACCCGCAATGAGCTAGTATTCACTGCAGATATTACTATGTACATAACAGCTAAAAAGTAA
- a CDS encoding methylglyoxal synthase, translated as MDQKIQSLPAKKNIALVAHDGKKAALKLWCIKHLNALSEHTLYATGTTGHLINKTTGLDVIQLLSGPMGGDQQLGAKIAEHEIHMLVFFWDPLASQPHDPDVKALLRLAAVWNIPVACNEVSADMLLSSPLMNVELERTLPDYEKYLATRQIDI; from the coding sequence ATGGACCAAAAAATACAATCGCTACCGGCTAAAAAAAATATTGCACTAGTAGCGCACGATGGTAAAAAAGCGGCTTTAAAATTATGGTGTATAAAACACCTAAATGCACTAAGCGAGCATACATTATATGCCACAGGCACCACAGGGCATTTAATCAATAAAACCACAGGGCTAGATGTGATTCAATTGCTTAGCGGCCCAATGGGCGGCGATCAGCAATTAGGGGCGAAAATTGCTGAGCATGAAATACATATGCTGGTATTTTTTTGGGATCCGCTGGCATCGCAACCCCACGACCCAGATGTAAAAGCGCTGCTGCGTTTAGCGGCAGTGTGGAATATACCGGTTGCCTGTAATGAAGTAAGTGCTGATATGCTGCTAAGCTCGCCATTAATGAATGTTGAGCTTGAGCGCACCTTGCCAGATTACGAAAAGTATTTAGCAACCCGACAAATAGATATTTAA
- a CDS encoding TonB-dependent receptor produces MKAMKRSTLATLVNAALLSAVAGTSFSTIAAEQVPAVKKNQLEVIQVTARKRVENAQEVPVAVSALQGDSLDAYSSAGMDIRFMNAKIPSLSIESSFGRSFPRFYVRGLGNTDFDLNASQPVSLVVDEVVQENAILKGFPVFDVSRVEVLRGPQGTLFGRNTPAGLVKFDSVKPSQEFEGYGSVSYGSRGAVDFEGAVGGGLTDRLSTRVSVLWQDKDDYIDNRAPGFEQKDALGGYTDKAARIQFLYEGDDFTGLFNYHVRDMDGKPIAFFANSIKPGTNDLVDDFKNDVVYHDAASRATQQVESEGASLKLEWDFNNHTLTSISAWESAEIYSRADIDGGYAAGPGFIPFSSESADGIPDHDQYTQELRLSSNFAGDVNYQVGVFYFDEALTIENFSYDTFSSPAGELNGFVRQQQDTKAWAVFGSVDYTISDDLKVTAGLRYSDDEKEFSADRTMSPIGGGVLFIDRDVSDDHISWDISTSYKVNDDVNWYTRIANSFRAPSLQGRILFGNDVTTADTETVTSYETGIKSDVLDGQGRVNATIFYYTMDDQQLTAVGGGANFNRLLNADKTTGYGFELDSEWVLSDELNATFNLSYNKTELKDNDLAVAVCAQCTVTDPINGSGLAILNGNSLPHAPEWISNFTLRYTKELADGEFFAYGDVSYRSKINFFLYESVEFEGKPLVETGLRAGYAWADGDYEYQVSAFVRNLFDEQQSIGGVDFNNNTVMVNEERYVGVEFKVNFF; encoded by the coding sequence ATGAAAGCAATGAAAAGATCTACGTTAGCAACCCTAGTAAATGCAGCGTTACTCTCTGCCGTAGCAGGCACTTCATTTTCTACTATTGCTGCTGAGCAAGTGCCAGCGGTAAAGAAAAATCAATTAGAAGTTATTCAAGTTACTGCTCGTAAACGTGTAGAAAATGCACAAGAAGTACCAGTAGCTGTTTCTGCTCTGCAAGGCGATAGCTTGGATGCTTACAGCTCTGCTGGTATGGATATTCGTTTTATGAATGCGAAAATCCCAAGTTTATCAATTGAGTCTTCATTTGGTCGTTCATTCCCACGCTTTTATGTACGTGGTTTAGGTAATACAGATTTCGATTTAAACGCATCACAACCTGTATCATTGGTTGTAGATGAAGTAGTACAAGAAAACGCTATTTTAAAAGGCTTTCCAGTATTTGACGTTTCACGTGTAGAAGTACTACGTGGACCACAAGGTACTTTGTTTGGTCGTAACACGCCTGCGGGCCTTGTTAAATTTGACTCAGTAAAACCAAGCCAAGAATTTGAAGGTTACGGCTCGGTATCTTACGGTAGCCGTGGCGCTGTAGATTTTGAAGGTGCGGTAGGCGGTGGTTTAACTGACCGTTTATCAACGCGTGTATCTGTACTTTGGCAAGATAAAGACGATTACATTGATAATCGCGCTCCAGGGTTTGAACAAAAAGATGCGTTAGGCGGCTACACAGATAAAGCAGCCCGTATTCAGTTTTTATACGAAGGCGATGACTTCACTGGTTTATTTAACTACCACGTACGCGATATGGACGGTAAGCCAATTGCCTTTTTCGCAAACTCAATTAAACCTGGCACTAACGATTTAGTTGATGATTTTAAAAACGACGTGGTTTACCACGATGCGGCGTCACGTGCGACGCAGCAAGTTGAATCAGAAGGTGCGAGCTTAAAACTTGAGTGGGATTTTAATAACCACACATTAACCTCTATTTCGGCGTGGGAAAGTGCAGAAATATACTCTCGTGCAGATATCGATGGCGGTTACGCTGCAGGTCCTGGCTTTATCCCATTTTCTTCAGAAAGTGCTGATGGTATTCCTGACCATGATCAGTATACCCAAGAGTTACGTTTATCAAGCAACTTTGCTGGCGATGTAAACTACCAAGTAGGTGTGTTTTACTTTGATGAAGCGCTGACAATTGAAAATTTCAGCTATGATACGTTTTCATCACCTGCGGGCGAGTTAAACGGCTTTGTTAGACAACAACAAGATACTAAAGCATGGGCTGTATTTGGCTCAGTTGATTACACTATTTCGGATGACTTAAAAGTAACAGCAGGTCTGCGTTATTCAGACGACGAAAAAGAATTTTCTGCAGATCGTACTATGAGCCCAATTGGCGGCGGTGTGTTATTTATAGACCGCGATGTTAGCGATGATCATATTAGCTGGGATATTTCAACAAGCTATAAAGTAAATGACGACGTAAACTGGTATACGCGTATTGCTAATAGCTTTCGTGCACCTAGCTTGCAAGGGCGTATTTTATTTGGTAATGATGTAACAACAGCAGATACTGAAACTGTAACATCGTACGAAACAGGTATTAAGTCAGACGTATTGGACGGCCAAGGCCGTGTGAATGCCACTATTTTTTACTACACTATGGATGATCAACAGTTAACTGCTGTAGGTGGTGGTGCTAACTTTAACCGCTTACTTAATGCAGATAAAACCACAGGTTATGGTTTTGAGCTGGATTCTGAGTGGGTGTTAAGTGATGAACTAAATGCTACCTTTAACTTAAGCTATAACAAAACTGAGCTTAAAGATAACGATTTAGCTGTAGCTGTGTGTGCACAATGTACGGTAACTGACCCTATCAATGGTTCAGGTCTTGCTATATTAAATGGCAACAGCTTACCGCATGCTCCAGAGTGGATTTCTAACTTCACATTACGTTATACCAAAGAGCTAGCTGATGGTGAATTCTTTGCTTATGGTGACGTTTCTTATCGTAGCAAAATTAACTTTTTCTTATATGAATCTGTTGAGTTTGAAGGTAAGCCGCTTGTTGAAACTGGCTTACGTGCCGGTTACGCATGGGCAGATGGCGACTATGAATACCAAGTGTCAGCATTTGTGCGTAACTTATTTGACGAGCAACAATCTATTGGTGGCGTAGACTTCAACAATAATACTGTAATGGTTAATGAAGAGCGTTACGTTGGTGTAGAGTTTAAAGTTAACTTCTTTTAA
- the yegD gene encoding molecular chaperone: protein MFVGFDYGSSNCAMGVMDEGNVQLVPLEQGKHYLPSTLYTHHSALVVDYVAKHLQGSSDELAFKTQRQALLNSLPRIKSDLDLHPTDETLFVGREAISEYVQFPEEGYFVKSPKSFFGATGLKQGQINFFEDIATAMILKIKQRAEQSLSKTLTQTVIGRPVNFQAVGGEESNQQAIGILERAAKRAGFKEVAFLYEPLAAGIDYESHLTQNQKVLVIDIGGGTSDCSFVQMGPSFRDKSDRDADFLAHSGKRIGGNDLDIALSYYGLMPLLGLGSTFKSGLPLPNQAFWQACKINDVNLQSQFYSANHHRELSAQLRDVSAPELFKRLIYLQQNRQGHQLVQQAEAAKIALTSATNYNCDLSFLDASLSKDVSVSDLALAVDDSISQIVTLAKQAINDADTTPDVIYLTGGSAQSPLIKAALSQHLGDIKMVNGDHFGSVTAGLTKWASMLYS, encoded by the coding sequence ATGTTTGTTGGTTTTGATTATGGTAGTTCTAATTGTGCTATGGGTGTAATGGACGAGGGTAACGTTCAATTAGTGCCGTTAGAGCAAGGAAAACATTACCTACCTTCAACACTTTATACCCACCATAGTGCGTTGGTGGTTGACTATGTTGCCAAGCATTTACAAGGTAGCAGCGATGAGCTTGCGTTTAAAACTCAGCGCCAAGCACTGCTAAATTCATTACCACGAATTAAATCTGACTTAGATTTACACCCCACAGACGAAACCTTATTTGTTGGTCGCGAAGCAATTAGCGAGTATGTGCAATTTCCTGAAGAGGGTTATTTTGTTAAATCACCAAAATCATTTTTTGGCGCTACGGGTTTAAAACAAGGACAAATTAACTTTTTTGAAGACATTGCCACCGCAATGATTTTAAAAATAAAACAACGTGCAGAGCAATCACTAAGCAAAACGTTAACCCAAACCGTTATTGGTCGTCCGGTTAACTTTCAGGCGGTAGGCGGTGAGGAGTCAAATCAGCAAGCAATTGGTATTTTAGAGCGCGCTGCAAAACGCGCCGGCTTTAAAGAAGTCGCATTTTTATATGAGCCACTGGCTGCCGGTATTGATTACGAGAGCCACTTAACACAAAATCAAAAAGTACTGGTTATCGATATTGGTGGCGGTACCAGCGATTGCTCGTTTGTGCAAATGGGGCCAAGCTTTCGGGATAAAAGTGACCGTGACGCTGACTTTTTAGCTCACAGTGGTAAGCGTATTGGTGGAAACGATTTAGACATAGCTTTAAGTTACTATGGCTTAATGCCGCTTTTAGGCTTAGGCAGTACGTTTAAATCAGGGCTACCTTTACCTAATCAAGCTTTTTGGCAAGCCTGTAAAATTAACGATGTAAACTTACAAAGCCAATTTTATAGTGCAAACCATCATAGAGAACTTAGCGCACAATTGCGCGATGTGAGCGCGCCAGAGCTATTTAAACGATTAATATATTTGCAGCAAAATAGGCAAGGGCATCAATTAGTACAACAAGCTGAGGCTGCTAAAATAGCACTAACTTCAGCCACTAATTATAACTGTGATCTTAGCTTTTTAGATGCGTCATTAAGTAAAGATGTTTCAGTCAGTGATTTAGCCTTAGCGGTAGATGATAGCATTAGCCAAATAGTCACTTTAGCGAAGCAAGCTATAAATGATGCAGATACTACGCCCGATGTTATTTATTTAACCGGTGGTAGTGCACAGTCGCCTCTTATTAAAGCGGCGCTTAGCCAACATTTAGGTGATATTAAAATGGTTAACGGCGATCACTTTGGTAGTGTAACCGCCGGCTTAACTAAGTGGGCTAGCATGCTTTACAGCTAA
- a CDS encoding bactofilin family protein: MFGKKKQVTNNASLKRVNHAPSIISEDMRLTGSIISQGEVQLDGRIDGDIKATHLVIGTTGVVEGVVEATSVIVKGKIIGSLNASEVNIKNNAHVHGDIFHDTLSIEAGAIIEGNLKQRFEKENLTLVNDESKPVSDVKPLINEDDIGLSFVNKQASNKS; encoded by the coding sequence GTGTTTGGTAAAAAAAAGCAAGTAACAAATAACGCTTCATTAAAACGCGTTAATCACGCTCCTTCTATTATTTCAGAAGATATGCGCCTTACTGGGTCAATAATAAGCCAAGGTGAAGTACAACTTGATGGCCGCATTGATGGCGACATTAAAGCTACTCATTTAGTAATTGGCACTACAGGCGTAGTTGAGGGTGTTGTAGAAGCGACAAGCGTGATTGTTAAGGGCAAAATAATTGGCTCATTGAATGCCAGTGAAGTTAACATTAAAAATAACGCCCATGTACATGGTGATATTTTTCACGATACGCTTAGCATAGAAGCTGGTGCAATTATTGAAGGTAATTTAAAACAGCGCTTTGAAAAAGAAAACTTAACACTAGTCAATGATGAATCAAAGCCGGTGAGCGATGTAAAACCATTAATTAACGAGGACGATATCGGCTTGTCATTCGTAAATAAACAAGCCTCTAATAAAAGCTAG